CGATCTGGAGCGCCGACGCGTTGCCGTAGAGCATCAGCCAGACCGTCGGGTCGATGTTCACGCCGGATGCGCCGAGGCCCAGGAACAGGGCGCAACTCAGCGCCGCGAGGATCCAGTTGAGGGCGGACATCGGGTAGAAGATGATCATCATGGTGTAGTTGAAGAGCTTGCCCGGAGGCATGGAGTAGAAGCCCTTCCAGTACTGCTTGATGATCGTCTCGTACGTGCCCCGCGACCAGCGCAGCTGCTGGGTGAAGAAGTCCGTCCAGGCGTTGGGCCCCTCACCGACGGCGAGCACGTCCGGCGTGTAGATCGACTTCCAGCGCCTGCCGGTGGCCGGGTTCTTGGCGCGGTGCATCTCGAAGCCGGTCGCCATGTCCTCGGTGATCGAGTCGTACAGGCCGCCGATCTGCTTCAGTGCCTTGATGCGTACGGCGTTCGAGGTACCCACGAACATCGGGGAGCCGTAGAAGTTTCCGGCTCGCTGGATGAGGGCGTGGAAGAGGAACTGCTGGGACTCGGCGGCCTTGGTGATGGGGTTGTCGTAGTTGCCGTAGACCTGCGGGCCGATGACGAAGCCGACGTCCGGGTCGCGGAAGAAGCCGAGCATCCGCTCCAGGTAGTTGGGCAGCGGGACGTGGTCGGTGTCGACCGAGGCGAAGTAGTCGTACTCGTCGCCGTGCGCCTCCAGCCAGGCGTTGTAGTTGCCGTGCTTGGTCTTGGCGCGGTGCGGGCCCTTGGCCTGGTTCCACTTCGCGACGCCCTTGCGGGAGAAGTGGTGCACGCCGAGGCGCTCGCAGACCGCCTTCACCTCGGGGTCGTCGCCCTCGTCGAGCAGCCAGATGTGCAGAAGGCCCCGATGGCGGATCCTGACGGCCGCCTCCAGGGTCTTCGTCACCATGGCGAGGGGCTCCTTGCCGGGCACGAATGAGGTGAGGAAGGCGACTCTGGTGCCGGTCTCGGGCACCACCGGGACCGGGTCGCGGGCGACCAGCGTGGCGTGCGCGTTCGACAGCACGTTCATGCAGCGGAAGAACTCGATCAGACCGATCGAGACCAGCATCACGATGTCGAGTGCCGGAAGGAAGTCGTAGGCCGGGTAGTCGCGTTCGGTCCAGTGCTCCGGCTGGAGCAGCCAGCCGAGCAGGATCAGCGAGAGCAGTGGGGCGGCGCCCAGCATCAGCGCGGCACGTATGCGGTGCGGCTCCTGCGAAAGGAGCGAGCGGTACTGGACCTTGTAGGGCTTGGCCGGGTCAGGCTGCGTGAGGGGTCCCGCCAGCCGGCTGTAGTGCTCGTAGTCGTATCTCGGCAGTGATTTCTTGATTCTGCGGAACCCGCCGGTCCGGTGCGATGGCACCCTCAGCTGAGTCGTCTCGGACGGGTCGAAGTTCTCCCGGGCGCCCGTCGGCGTCATGAGTCATCCCCCCGCACGCACAGGTGCGTGTTCGTCGGTCTTCCGTCCGCTCGGGTCCCCCTCGACCTTCACGGACGCATCAGTGGCAGGTGAGCATCACCACGTCATCCACACTGTGGAGACACAGAAACGCGACCTTCCGGTTGCATGATGCCCCCCTCGGCATCCATTCATGGACGGGGTCCCATCCCCATCGCAGTGGCAACCGGCCGAGCCCCCAACTGTCGTGTACCGACAGTCCCTTGAAGCCCAGGGTTCTACGCCGTTCATCATGATCGCAAGATGCGAAACGCGGTGTTAACCGGTCATACGCGCTCTTTGGGACAGCTGTGCGAATCTGGGGAGGATGGGACGAAGGCGGGGCGCCGGTACGGCGAAGAGGCCCCCCGCTGCTGCGAGAGGCCTCTTCGGTCGGTGCGCCGCCAGGGACTCGAACCCCGGACCCGCTGATTAAGAGTCAGCTGCTCTAACCAACTGAGCTAGCGGCGCGCGCTGACTCGAGAACTCTACCCGACGGGAGAGGGTGCTCCCGACCGTGGACCCGGTACGGACTCCGCCCGGACCCCGGTCGTGGCGGCCCCGTACATCATTCGGACCGTCAACATGCGACACCGGAGGACAGTTGAGAAACTGACGACTGTGCAGAAGCGCGGATATTTCCACCTGGAGTGTGAGGGGAATCGCATGGCGGCTCCGGTATTCGAGGAATTCGATCCCGCGAGCGACTGCGAATGCCCCGGATGTGTTCACTGGCGGCGCGTGATGCCGCATTCCCCGCTGTCCGGTCCGGTCGGCCATCCGGCGGCGCGCAAGGCCCTGGTGCTGGCCGCGGCGGCGGGCACCGTGCTCGGCGCGGGCCAGGCGATGCCGGCGGTCGCCGCCGCCCACGGACCCGTCCACCCGGGCATCCCCGCAGGTGACGAGCCCGGCACCCCGCAGGGCAGCAAGGCTCCGCTGCACGGGCCCGCCGGCAAGCCCGCGACGGCCGGCAAACCCGCGGCCCCGGTCAAGGCGCCCGCGACCACCCGGGCGGAGATCATCAACCGGGCCAAGACCTGGATCGCCGCCCAGGTGCCGTACAGCATGAGTGCCTACTGGTCCGACGGGTACCGGCAGGACTGCTCGGGCTTTGTCTCCATGGCCTGGAACCTGCCCGGAAACGAATGGACGGGCAGCCTCGACAAGTTCGGCGAGCGCATTTCCCGGGACCAGCTCCAGCCCGGCGACATTCTCCTCTTCCACAATCCCTCGGACCCCGAGAAAGGCTCGCACGTCGTCATTTTCGGCGGCTGGACGGACTACACGCACACCTATTACGTCGCCTACGAGGAGACCCGCCCGCACGCCCGCAGGCAGGCCACTCCTTATGCCTACTGGAGCTACTCCGACCGCTATGTGGCGTACCGCTACAAGGGCCTCGCCGAGGGCACCGGCGGCTCGGCCCCCTCCGGCACCCCGGCGACCACCCACTTCCCCGGGGCGGTCTACTTCGGGCCCGGCGCGAACAACGCGTACGTCACCCAGCTGGGCCGTCTCCTCGTCGACCGGGGAGCGCGCCGCTTCTACACCCAGGGCCCCGGGCCGCGCTGGGGCGACGCCGACCGGCGGGCCACGCAGGCCTTCCAGCAGGCGCAGGGCTGGACCGGAGCGGACGCGGACGGGCTGCCGGGTGCGCAGACCTGGGCGTTGCTGATGGCGAAGCAGGGCCGGGACATCCCGCCGACCGGAACACCCGGCAGCCCCGGACCGAAGGGGTCGCCCGCCCCCTCCTCGCACGGGGTGCCCGGCTATCCGGGGCGCGGGATGTTCCGGCCCGGCGCGACCAACGCCTACGTCACCAAGCTCGGGAAGCAACTGGTCAAGAAGGGGTTCGGCAAGTACTACACGACGGGTCCGGGGCCGCGTTGGGGCGAGGCGGACCGGCGCAACGTCGAGGCGTTCCAGCGCGCCCAGGGCTGGCGCGGCGGCGCGGCGGACGGCTACCCGGGGCCGGAGACCTGGCGGCGGCTGTTCGCCTAGCCGGGCGGACGCCGCTTCGCTTCTCGGAGAAGCACGGTCTCGAATCAGCACGGCTTCTCAAAGCGGTACGGCTTTACCGGTCACATCACTGACGCATCTGGCGCGGAGGCTGGAGGCACGTATGAGTACGACGACTTCACACAGCCCGGAGTCCGAAGGGGCACCGGAGGCCGGCGGTACGCGGCCGGCCCGGCTCATCCACAACGAGGCGACCACCGAGATCCCCGTCCACCTGCTCTTCCGCGACGACCCCGAGCCGGTCTCGGTGCCGCTCGCGCCCGCCGTGGTGGGCCGCCGCCGCGGCACCGGCGAGCAGCCGCGCGTAGCCCGGCGGCCCGCCCCGGCGCGTCCGGCGCCGGAGGTCGACCCGGAACTCGTCGAGCGACCCGCACGGGTGCTGCCCGGAGGGGCGGGTGTGCTGGCCGGGGCCTGCGGGGTGGCCGGATGTGTACTCACCTCCTGGTGGGCCGGCGCGGTACCGGCACCGGCACTCGATGCACTCGGACTGCCCTGGTCGGCCGGGGCCGGGTTCGGACCGGCGCAGTGGGCCGCGTACGCGGGCGCGGGGGCGCTCGGACTGTTCGGTTTCGGCGGTCTCGCCCGGGGCCGGACCGGGCGGGCCTGGGTGCTCGGCCTGTTCGGCCGCTACCGCGGCACGGTCCGGCGCACCGGTCTGCTGTGGGTCAACCCGCTGGTGCTGCGCCGCCGCGTCGACGTACGGCTGCGGCACTGGCGCAGCGAGCCGCTGCCCGCGGTCGACGCGAGCGGGGTCGCGCTGCGTGTGGTCGCGCTCGTGGTCTGGCGGGTCAAGGACACGGCGCGGGCCACGCTCGGCATCGAGGACCACGAGTCGTATCTGCGCGAGTGCGTGGAGGCGGCGCTCTCGCGGGTGCCGGTGGAGGGGATCGCCGCCAAGGGCGGCGGTGCCGTGCCGCCGCGCCCGGACGCCGTCGGTGATGCGCTGACCCGTCTGGTGGCGGAGGACACGGCGCCGGTGGGCGTCGAGGTGTTCTCGGTGCAGCCGGTCCGGATCGAGTACGCCCCCGAGGTCGCGGCCGTCATGCACCGGCGCCGCATCGCCGCGCTGGACGCGCAGAACCGCGCCACCGCGCTCACCTCGGTCGTCGACTCGGTCGAGGACACGGTGACCCGGCTGACCATGCGCGGCCTCGTCGAACTCGACGACTACGAGCGCAAGGCGCTGGTGAAGGACCTGACGGTGGCGTTCTGCGCGGGGCGGGGGGATGCCGCCCCGTGATTGGTATGGACATGCCTTTGATATGGACACAGTCAATTCGCGGTAATAATCTGGGACTTGGTCTAGACCTGAACCATCGGCTCCACGCATCGCGATGCGCACGCACGGCTCACGGAACTCCCCACGTTCTCCAGGAGCGGCAGCATGCGCAAAAAACCCGGTATACACAGAAAGACCAAGTTCTACGCGGCCGTCGTCGGGCTCACCACCGCCGGAGCCTTCGTGCTCTCCACCGGCGGCGCCAACGCGCACGGCTACACCGACCAGCCCCTCAGCCGACAGAAGATGTGCGCCGCGAACGGAGGCTCCGTCGCCAACTGCGGCGACATCCAGTGGGAGCCGCAGAGCGTCGAGGGCCCGAAGGGCTTCCCGGCGGCCGGTCCGAACGACGGACAGATCTGTTCCGCGAACCACACCAACTTCGGCCAGCTCGACCAGCCGAAGACACCCGCGGGCACGGCCTGGCCGACGACCAGGGTGAGCGGAGGGCAGAGCTACACCTTCCGCTGGCAGTTCACCGCCATGCACGCCACGACCGACTTCAAGTACTACGTCACGAAGTCGGGCTGGAACCAGAACCACGCGCTGACCAGGGCGGACCTGAACACCACTCCGTTCCTGACCGTCCCGTACGGCGGCCAGCGCCCGCCGTCCACGCTCACCCACACCGGCACCCTGCCCTCGGGGCTGAGCGGGCACCACATCATCCTCGGGGTGTGGACGATCGCGGACACGGCGAACGCGTTCTACTCGTGCGCGGACGTCACGTTCTGAGCCGCGTTCTCAGGAACGTTCTGAGCCTCTCTTGAGGAGCGGATCCCCTCTGATCAGGTACGTTCCACGCACGTCGCCACGACCAGGCGACGTGCGTGGAGCTGTACGGAACACCGGGGGACCGTCATGGAAGTCTTTTTCTACATCGTGCCCACGCTCATGATCGCGGGCGTGCTCTTCGCCGCGAGCCGGCTGTTCAAGCGCGCCCGGCGCATCAGGAGCGCCTGGAACAGCGGGCTCACCGCGGAGGCGCGCTGTCTGCGGACCTACACCACGACCAGCGGCGGCGGTGGCGACACCTCGGTGAGCACGACACTGCACCACGTCTACGAGTTCACGACGCGCGAGGGCCGCACCGTCCGCTTCGAGGAGGAGAACGGACCGGGGACGATCCTGGAGGGCGACATCGTGACGGCGTACTACGTCGCGGAGCGCCCCGAGGAGGCCACGGCGCACACTCCCGGCCCCGGGAAGCTCTGGAGCGGCATGGGGTGCTTCGTGGTGATGGGCGGCGTGGTCATCGCCTTCTGCGTCGTGTTCATGGTCGCGGCCCACGAGATCTTCGCGTCGACCGCCGGCATGATGGACGACCCGGGCGACATGATGCCGTAGCCCTCCACATCTGACGGACCGTCAACTAACGTGCGCCCCCATGGAGTCCAAGAGGCGCACCGTCGCGGAGCTCGTCACGGAACGGTGGGGCGACCACCGCCCCGGGCTGTGGTGCGAGGGGCGGATCCTCACCCACCACCAGGTGGCGGCGAGCGCCGCGGCCCGGGCGGCGTTGCTGGGGGACCTGCTGCCGCCCGGCGCCGAGCCGCACGTCGGTGTCCTGCTCGACAACACCCCCGAATACCCGATGTGGTTGGGCGCGGCCTCCCTCGCCGGTGCCGCCGTCGCCGGGATCAACCCGACCCGGCGGGGCCCGGAACTGGCCCGCGACATCCTGCACACCGAGTGCCGCGTACTGATCACCGAACGGGCCCACCTGCCCCTCCTCGGCGGACTCGAACTGCCGGGTGTACGCGTCCTGGTGACCGACACGGACTCCTACGCCGACCTGCTCGCGCCGTACGAGGGCACGAAACCGGACGCGTCCGGCGCGACCCCGGACGACCGGCTCCTGCTCCTCTTCACCTCCGGCTCGACCGGTGCGCCCAAGGCCGCGATCTGCACCCAGGGCCGGCTGGCCGCCGCCGGGCAGTCCCTGGTCGACCACTTCGGCATACGGCCCGGCGACACCCACTACATCTGCATGCCGATGTTCCACGGCAACGCGGTGATCGCCGACTGGGCGCCCGCGCTCGCGGCCGGCGCGGGCATCGCGCTGCGGCGCCGCTTCTCCGCCTCGGGCTTCCTCGCCGACGTACGCGCCTGCGGGGCCACCTACTTCACCTACGTCGGCCGTGCCGTGCAGTACATCCTGGCCACGCCCGCCCGCCCCGACGACCGCGACAACCCGCTGCGGCTGGGCTTCGGCACCGAGGCGGGCGTGGTGGACGCGGGGGCCTTCGAGCGCCGCTTCGGTGTACGGCTGGTCGAGGGCTACGGCTCCTCGGAGGGCGGCGCCGCCATCCAGCGGACGCCCGACACCCCGCCGGGAGCGGTCGGCCGGGCGGCACCCCGCGACGACCTCGCGGTGGTCGACCCGGGCACCCGCGCCGAATGCCCGCCGGCCGCCTTCACCGACGACGGACGACTGCTCAACGGGTCCGAGGCGATAGGGGAGTTGGTCAACCGCGGCCCCAACCCCTTCGAGGGCTACTGGCGCAACCCCGCCGCGGAAGCCGCCCGCAAGCGCGACAACTGGTACTGGACCGGCGACCTCTTCTACCGGGACACCGCCGGATTCCTCTACTTCGCGGGCCGCACGGACGACCGGCTGCGCGTCGACAGCGAGAACCTCGCCGCCGCGATGATCGAGAACATCCTCGCCCGCTACGAGGAAGCCGCCGCCGTGGCCGTCTACGCCGTACCCGACCCGGTCGCGGGCGACCAGGTGATGGCCACCCTGTCCCTGCACTCGGGAACCTTCGATCCCCTCGCCTTCGCCGAATTCCTTCTCGAACAGCCCGACTTGGGCACCAAGATGGCCCCGCGGTTCGTGCGCATCGTGAAGCACATGCCCGTCACCGCCACCAACAAGATCCACCGGGTGGCGCTGCGCCGCGAGGGCTTCCGCTGCCCGGAGCCGGTGTGGTGGCGGCCACCGGGGGAGGCCGCGTACCGCCCGCTGCGGGAGGCGGACGTCGCCGACCTGCTCGGCCAGTACCGGGACCGGGGACGCGAGGAACTGCTGACGAGGTAGGGCTGGGCCCACCCCCGCAACACCCCCTGCTCGTATGGTCCGTGCGGTCGGGTGCCGCCTACCGTGAGCCCATGATCCGTCCGATGAGACACATGCGATACGCGGGATATCTCGTCAGCGGTGTCCTCGTCGGCGCCCCGCTGCTCCTCGGGCTGCTGGTGCTCGCCGTCGTCGGGATCGCGCTGACGCCGGTGCTCGTCGGCCTGCCGCTGCTCGGTCTGCTGGCCCTGTCCGGCGTGCCCGTGGGCGTACTGGAGCGATGGCGGCTGCGGCTCGCCGACCCGGCGAAGCCCGTGCCCGGCCCGCACCGCACCCCGGACGAGCCGGGACTCGCCGCCTGGGCCAGGCTCCGGTTCACCGAACCCGCGACCTGGCGCGAGCTGGCGTACGCCGTCCTGCTCGCGTTCCTCCTGTGGCCCCTCGACGTGCTGGTGCTCGCCGTGGCGGTGGGCATCCCCGGCGCGATGCTCGGGGCGCCGGTCCAGCTCGCGATTTCCGGCGGCGACACCCGGATCGCCAAGCTGTGGCTCATCGACGCCTACCCGCAGGCGGCGCTGTGCGCGGTCGCCGGGGCCGTGCTCCTCCTCGCCCTCCTGTGGCCACTCGCCCAGTACGCCAGGGCCCGCGCCGCCCTCGCCCGGCTGCTGCTCGCGTCGCGCGACGACGGGCAGCGGCTGGCCGAGGTGACGAAGTCGCGGGCCCGGCTCGTCGCCGCCTTCGAGGCCGAACGGCGCCGCATCGAGCGGGACTTGCACGATGGCGCCCAGCAGCGGCTCGTGGCGCTGAGCATGACGCTGGGCCTGGCCCGCCTCGACGCGCCGCCCGCGCTCGCGGGGCAGCTCGCCACCGCCCACCGGGAGGCCGACCAAGTCCTCGGCGAGCTGCGCGAGTTGATCCACGGAATCCATCCGCAGGTCCTCGCCGACTACGGCCTCGGGGACGCGATCGCCGACGCCGCCGACCGCTCGGCCGTACCCGTGGAACTGGACGTGGAGGTGCCGAGGTTCGACGAATCCGTGGAGTCCGCCGCGTACTTCGCCGTACGGGAGGCGCTGGCGAACATCGGCAGGCACAGCGGCGCGCAGCGCGCCCGGATCACCGGGCGGTACGAGCAGGCGAGGCTGCGGATCGAGGTGCGGGACGACGGAGTGGGCGGCGCGGACGGTGCGCGCGGCTCCGGGCTCACCGGGCTCGCCGACCGGCTCGCGGTCCTCGATGGGACACTGACCGTCGACAGCCCGGCCGGCGGGCCGACCGCCCTGCGACTGGAGATCCCTTGCCTGGTCCGTTGAGAGTGGTGCTCGCCGAGGACGGCGTACTGCTGCGCGAAGGACTCGTCGGACTGCTGGCCCGCTTCGGCCACGAGGTCGTCGCCGCGGTCGGGGACGCCCATGCGCTGCGCGACGCGGCGATGGCACACGCACCCGACCTCGTCGTCACCGACGTACGCATGCCGCCCGCCTTCCAGGACGAGGGCCTGCGCGCGGCCCTCGCCCTGCGTTCCGCGAACCCCCGCCTCCCCGTCCTCGTCCTCAGCCAGTACGTCCAGCGCGCCTACGCCGCCGAGCTGCTCGACACCGGGGACGGCACCGGCGTCGGCTATCTGCTCAAGGACCGGATCGGGCAGGTCGAGCAGTTCGCGGAGGCGGTGGAGCGGGTGGCCGCGGGTGGCACGGTCGTGGATCCCGAGGTCGTACGGCAGCTGCTGCGCCGCCGGCGCGATCCGCTGGAGGCGCTCACCCCGCGCGAGCGGGAGGTGCTGGGCCTGGTCGCGGAGGGGAAGTCGAACGGGGCGATCGCCCGGGAGCTGGTCGTCACCGAGGCCGCCGTCGGCAAGCACATCGGCAACATCCTCGGAAAGCTGAACCTGCCTCCGGCGGAGGACACGCATCGACGGGTGCTGGCGGTGCTCGCGTATCTGCGGGGCTGAGGACCCGCAGGGCGAGGGGGTGTGGGTGGCGAAGCCCCCACAACGCGCGGCGAAGCCGCGCAAAAACGACGGTGGCGGGTTGTGTTCGCGCTTTCTGCGAACACAACCCGCCACCGTCAACGTGCGCCGCCAGGGACTCGAACCCCGGACCCGCTGATTAAGAGTCAGCTGCTCTAACCAACTGAGCTAGCGGCGCATGACTCTCGCCGTCCGCTCTCGCGGTCGGCGACAAAAGAAATACTACCTGGTCCGGGCGGGTGCTTCTGACCACCCAGGGGGTGGTCAGATCGCCAGCGAAAGCAGTACCGGTGCGGCCTCCCGGTTCAGTGTGTCCGCCGCCTGGCGGAGCCGGTGTGCGTGCTCCACCGGGAGGGACAGCGCGAGGCAGCCGACGGCTGAACCGGCCGTGATCGGGACGGCGGCGCAGACCGTGCCGATCGCGTACTCCTGGAGGTCGAGCACCGGAACCGTGGGCGGCTGGGCGTCGAGCCGGGACAGGAACTGGCGCTCGTTGGTGATGGTGCGCGAGGTGAGACGGGCCATCTTGTGGCGGGAGAGATGGTCGCGGCGGCCGTTGATGTCGAGCTGGCCGAGCAGGCTCTTGCCGACCGCGCTGGCGTGGGCGGAGGAGCGGAAGTCGACCCATTCGTTCACGGCGGGGGTCGCGGGACCCGTGGCGCACTGGGTGACGTGTACCTCGCCGTCGATGTAGCGGCTGATGTAGATGGCGGCGCCGACCGAGTCGCGCAGCCGGTCGATGGTCTGCTGGAGCTTGTCGCGCAGGGCCTGGTCGCGGCCGTGCGCCGAGCTCAGTCGCTTGAGTGCGGTGCCGCTGACGTACGCACCGTCGGTGATCTGCTCGACGTACCCTTCGCGCCGCAGCATCCGCAGGAGGGTGGTCAGCCGCTCCGTGCCTAGGCCGGTGCGGCGGGCGAGCTCGAAGTCGGTGATGCCGGTTGAGTGCCGCGCCACTGTTTCCAGGACGCGCAGGGCGTCCTGGGCCGAGTGGTAGGGCGCGGTCGGCTCGTGCTTGAGCGCCACGGTTCCCCCTGCGCTTTGTGGCCGGGCTTTACAGATGGATGCAGCCGGACAGCTGGGCTTCGTCCACGATAACCGCCAAGACGGTTGCGGGGAGGGGTTGTTGGCGAGAAAAGTGGCGCGTTCCGGCCCTCTCAGCAGGAACGCACCACCTCTGGCATATGCCAAGGTCATGACCCAGTCGTCGGGCCTCGGACATCACCGTGTTCATTTCCCGAACTGACTTCTGGTCAACGATTTTGGTCGGGGACTCCCGCCGAGCTGCGGGTCACAGCACGGCGCTCAGGAATTCCCGTGTCCGGTCCTGCTCGGGCTCACCGAAGATCTTCTCCGGCGGACCGGATTCGATGACATGGCCCGCGTCGAACATCAGGACCTGGTCCGAGATGTCCCGGGCGAAGTTCATCTCGTGGGTCACACAGAGCATCGTGATGTCCGTGGTGCGGGCGATGTCACGGAGGACGTCGAGGACGCCCGCGACCAGCTCCGGGTCGAGCGCGGAGGTCACCTCGTCGAGGAGCAGCACCTGCGGCCGCATCGCCAGCGCCCGGGCGATCGCGACCCGCTGCTGCTGCCCGCCGGACAGCTGACTCGGGTACGAGTCGGCCTTGTCGGCGAGGCCCACCAGGTCGAGCAGCTCACGGGCACGCTGCTCGGCCTCGTCCTTGGACAGGCAGAGGACGGTGACCGGCGCCTCGGTGATGTTCCGCAGCACCTTCATGTTCGGGAACAGGTTGAACTGCTGGAAGACCATCCCGATGTTCTTGCGGACCTCGCGGATCTGCTTCTCGGGTGCGGGGAAGAGCTTCTCCCCGCCGACGGTGATCGTGCCCTCGTCGGGCTTGGTCAGCGTCATCAGCAGCCGCAGGATCGTCGTCTTGCCGGAGCCGGAGGGGCCGATCAGCGTGACGTGCTTGCCGGAGTCGACGCGGAAGTCGAGCCCGTCGAGGACGGTGTTGCCCCCGAAGCGCTTGGTGACCTTGTCGAAGCGGATCAGCTCGCTGCCGTCCACGGGTGGGTTGGCGAGGTCCTTCAGGGGGCTGGTCTCGGGATCGGTGCCGGCGTTGGTGCCGGTGTTGATTTCAGCGGACAAGACGTCGCTCCAGGGCTCGCATCAGGAGGGAAGCGGGATAGGAAATGAGGATGAAGGCCACCCCGATGACCGTGATCGGCTCCGTGAACTGGAAGTGCTCCTGCGAGTACAGCCGTGCCTCGCCGAGCATCTCCAGGACGGTGATCGCCATCAGCATCGGCGTGTCCTTGAGCATCGAGATGACGTAGTTGCCCAGCGCGGGCACCACCCGGCGGATCGCCTGCGGGAGGATCACCGCGGTCCAGGTGCGCGTCAGGGGCAGATTGAGTGCCGTGGCCGCTTCCCACTGGCCGGCGGGCACTCCCTCGATGCCGGCCCGGTAGACCTGCATCGTGTACGTCGAGTAGTGCAGCCCGATCGCGACGACACCGGTGGTCAGCGCGGAGAACGTGATGTTCCACTCGGGCAGCACATAGAAGAGGAAGAACAGCTGCACCAGCAGGGGCGTGTTCCGGATGAACTCCGTGACCACTCCCACCGGCCAGCGCACCCAGCGGGTCGGCGTCCGCATCAGCAGCGCCCACACCAGGCCGAGGGCGAAGGAGATCACCGAGCCGAGGGCCAGTGCCTGCAGGGTGACCAGCAGGCCGTCCCAGAAGTGCGGCATGAAGTCGCCGACCGCGCTCCAGTCCCAGGTCATCCGATGCCTCCTACTCCGCCGCCGGCCGCGTCCGCCGCCTCACGGCGCAGCGCGAGCTTGGACGTGTCGCGCTCGGGTTCCTTGCCGACCCCTGCCTTCAGCCGCTTCTCCAGGCCGCGCATCAGCCGGGTGAGCAGGAAGGCGATCACGAAGTAGATCAGCAGGATGTACGTGTAGATCTCCGCGCTCTGCTGCAGCGCGAGCCGCACCAGGTTGGCGCTGAACGCCAGGTCGCCCATGCCCATGATCGACACCAGGGCCGTGCCCTTGAGCAGCTCGACCAGCAGGTTCGAGAAGGACGGGATCATCTCGGGCACCGCCTGCGGCAGCAGGATCAGCCGCAGCCGCTGCCAGGGCGTGAAGCTGAGCGCGATGCCGCCCTCGCGCTGCGCGGGGTCGACCGCGTTCAGGGCGCCGCGCACCACTTCGGAGCCGTACGCCCCGTAGGTGAGGCCGAGCGCCAGGGTGCCCGCCCACAGCGGGACGAGCTGCCAGCCGAAGGCCAGCGGCAGCACGAAGTACACCCAGAAGATCATGATCAGTGCGGAGGTGCCGCGGAACACCTCGGTGTAGAAGCCCGCGAGGAAGCGGACGATCCACAGCCGTGAGGTGCGCGCGATACCGACCACGAAGGAGACGGCACCGGCCAACAGGGCGCTGAGCACCAGCAGTTGGACGGTGACCCAGATCCCCTTCAGTACGAGTTCCCAGAGTCCCGAGGTCATCCGCCGCAGAGCTCCTTCGCGGTCATGTCGGTCATCTCGGCCTTGGTGAAGCCGAAGGGCGCCAGAATGCGGAAGAGCTCGCCGCTCTTCTTCATCTTCGCCAGCTCGACGTTGAAGGCGTCCCGCAGCTTCGTCTCACCCGTGCGGAACGCGAAGCCGCCGCCGTCGACGTGCGGCTTGCCCTTCACCAGGGGCGCGAACGGTTTGGTGGACTCCGTCTTGGCGGACTTCTTCACGACTTCGCGGGTCGTGAGTGCCGTACCGGCGAAGACGTCGACGCGCCCCGCCTCCACCGCGTTCAGCCCGGCGACCTGGTCCTGCACGATCAGGATCTCGCTCTCCTTGTACCCGGCCTCGACCGCGTA
Above is a genomic segment from Streptomyces sp. R21 containing:
- the ehuC gene encoding ectoine/hydroxyectoine ABC transporter permease subunit EhuC encodes the protein MTSGLWELVLKGIWVTVQLLVLSALLAGAVSFVVGIARTSRLWIVRFLAGFYTEVFRGTSALIMIFWVYFVLPLAFGWQLVPLWAGTLALGLTYGAYGSEVVRGALNAVDPAQREGGIALSFTPWQRLRLILLPQAVPEMIPSFSNLLVELLKGTALVSIMGMGDLAFSANLVRLALQQSAEIYTYILLIYFVIAFLLTRLMRGLEKRLKAGVGKEPERDTSKLALRREAADAAGGGVGGIG